A window of Gambusia affinis linkage group LG03, SWU_Gaff_1.0, whole genome shotgun sequence contains these coding sequences:
- the LOC122828568 gene encoding uncharacterized protein LOC122828568 produces the protein MDLWISDGHSAPLHIRRLHGGGGVLMRPVPSRPVPTRLVPSRLVPSRLIPSRLIPSRLVPTRLVPCGLISSRLISSRLVPSRLIPSRLIPSRLVPSRLIPSRLIPSRLVLSRLVPSRLIPSRLIPSRLVPTRLVPCGLISSRLISSRLVPSRLIPSRLIPSRLVPSRLVPSRLIPSRLVPSRLIPSRLIPSRLVPSRLVPSRLIPSRLIPSRLVPSRPVPSRLVPSRPVPSSIMAPRRPAALSLLVVFGLLILSTEGRGVQEKLSPDVTAGSFLRGKDEHLERSRLIPDQLLHNEKVLDAFLVGSAQQTMADRLQSAAEIFPSCTQEVLVLTRSTDPSDGNTGQENGSEPQQRLPVSRKLLYNQTVCGSEPDQQNPQMDQVAHEADPVSRTSRTSRTAPSPDGPLVEFDQQQIVMLADDEVVRTAAASLYHKHPAVSSLHAVRPQHGVRQVKGQAAPLSERSSLVLVGHGAREPSGEMRISGYSYRDVARIIQSGSRIGQKIQTTAVVACGVGSDRRFPRALLQTLHEAGLETELHLWKTAVQVAETGDVLSQDGARWRSGDHSKKLVLTVGPTGEISRRDDRRRTGQEVPTNQTALLGNGGNKKGNNNKHQDKEKQPKENPKSFIDPNVYDKVASDLNKTRNEILETFRILESLTWGFFHPEPPKINPQELCEKDSDPSVFIIGERRTKKDNNGKSKTVIEFEKKNNNNKTSILKKCFAIQTGSDIRNIIHHFAKNEKNEVTHLMVNNWIYEVDPETLYVFPVGKKLDKNEESENIINNIEEYIIDQMNKESYPDIRPKVEGKDKKEEHSAECVQYFQNIFLGEAAIIPSPEREAWCTTYFTASVIAESARNFRMFPLTLMALSMKDSRFWFDPNYITMAAGGTWLNKPLRGFSGAAGGNLENLAGLLVREYRTISEWQEEKVQGEEVQFTAMAEISENLRVLTSEEKKNFISDCQTFFDAVKNQQNLRSASGRSNIQPEGQ, from the exons ATGGACCTGTGGATCAGTGATGGGCACAGCGCTCCGCTTCACATCAGACGCCTGCACGGTGGAGGCGGGGTGCTG ATGAGGCCGGTTCCCTCCAGGCCGGTTCCCACCAGGTTGGTTCCCTCCAGGCTGGTTCCCTCCAGGCTGATTCCCTCCAGGCTGATTCCCTCCAGGTTGGTTCCCACCAGGTTGGTTCCCTGCGGGCTGATTTCCTCCAGGCTGATTTCCTCCAGGCTGGTTCCCTCCAGGCTGATTCCCTCCAGGCTGATTCCCTCCAGGTTGGTTCCCTCCAGGCTGATTCCCTCCAGGCTGATTCCCTCCAGGCTGGTTCTCTCCAGGTTGGTTCCCTCCAGGCTGATTCCCTCCAGGCTGATTCCCTCCAGGTTGGTTCCCACCAGGTTGGTTCCCTGCGGGCTGATTTCCTCCAGGCTGATTTCCTCCAGGCTGGTTCCCTCCAGGCTGATTCCCTCCAGGCTGATTCCCTCCAGGTTGGTTCCCTCCAGGTTGGTTCCCTCCAGGCTGATTCCCTCCAGGTTGGTTCCCTCCAGGCTGATTCCCTCCAGGCTGATTCCCTCCAGGCTGGTTCCCTCCAGGTTGGTTCCCTCCAGGCTGATTCCCTCCAGGCTGATTCCCTCCAG GCTGGTTCCCTCCAGGCCGGTTCCCTCCAGGTTGGTTCCCTCCAGGCCGGTTCCCTCCAG catcatgGCGCCTCGCAGGCCGGCGGCGCTGAGCCTCCTGGTCGTCTTCGGCCTCCTCATCCTCTCCACCG AGGGGAGAGGCGTTCAGGAGAAACTGAGTCCTGATGTCACAGCTGGAAGTTTCCTCAGAGGAAAAGATGAACATCTGGAGAGAAGCAG ACTGATTCCTGATCAGCTGCTCCACAATGAAAAG gttCTGGACGCCTTCTTGGTTGGTTCTGCCCAGCAGACGATGGCGGACCGGCTGCAAAGCGCTGCAGAAATCTTTCCCAGCTGCACACaggaagttctggttctgacccgcaGCACCGACCCATCAGACGGAAACACCGGGCAGGAAAACGGGTCGGAACCGCAGCAGCGTCTCCCAGTCAGCAGAAAGCTTCTCTACAACCAGACAGTCTGTGGGTCAGAACCCGACCAGCAGAACCCTCAGATGGATCAAGTAGCACATGAAGCCGACCCGGtttccagaacctccagaacctccagaaccgcCCCGAGTCCAGATGGTCCCCTGGTCGAGTTTGACCAGCAGCAGATCGTCATGTTAGCAGACGATGAGGTGGTGagaacagctgcagcttctctctACCACAAACATCCAGCGGTCAGTTCGCTTCACGCCGTCCGTCCCCAGCACGGAGTCcggcaggtcaaaggtcaggcgGCGCCTCTGTCCGAACGCAGCagcctggttctggtgggtcATGGAGCCAGAGAGCCTTCGGGAGAGATGAGGATATCAGGGTACAGCTACCGAGACGTGGCCAGGATCATCCAAAGCGGCTCCAGGATCGGCCAGAAGATCCAAACTACTGCAGTGGTGGCCTGCGGCGTGGGATCGGACCGCCGCTTCCCACGAGCTCTGCTGCAGACGCTGCACGAAGCCGGCCTGGAGACGGAGCTGCACCTGTGGAAGACCGCCGTCCAGGTGGCGGAGACGGGAGACGTCCTGAGTCAGGACGGAGCGCGGTGGAGATCTGGAGATCACAGCAAGAAGCTGGTTCTGACCGTCGGCCCGACCGGAGAGATCAGCAGGAGGGACGACCGCCGCCGCACCGGGCAGGAAGTTCCCACCAATCAGACGGCGCTGCTGGGGAACGGaggaaacaaaaagggaaacaacaataaacatcaAGACAAAGAGAAACAACCCAAAGAGAATCCAAAGAGCTTCATTGATCCAAACGTTTATGACAAAGTTGcttcagatttaaataaaacaagaaatgaaatcCTAGAAACTTTCAGGATCCTTGAAAGTTTGACGTGGGGATTCTTTCATCCAGAAccaccaaaaataaatccacaagAACTTTGTGAAAAAGATTCAGACCCATCAGTTTTTATCATTGGAGAACgaagaacaaagaaagacaACAATGGAAAATCCAAGACAGTtattgagtttgaaaaaaaaaataataacaacaaaaccagtattctgaaaaaatgttttgcaatccaaacaggaagtgacatcagaaACATCATCCATCACTTTGCAAAGAATGAGAAGAATGAAGTCACACATCTGATGGTTAATAACTGGATTTATGAAGTCGATCCTGAAACTCTTTATGTGTTTCCTGTTGGAAAGAAGCTGGACAAGAATGAGGaatctgaaaatattattaataacatTGAAGAATATATCATTGACCAAATGAACAAGGAAAGTTACCCAGATATAAGACCTAAAGTTgaaggaaaagataaaaaagaagaacacTCCGCAGAGTGTGTTCAGTATTTCCAGAACATTTTCCTCGGAGAGGCGGCGATCATCCCGTCTCCAGAGAGGGAAGCTTGGTGCACCACGTATTTCACAGCTTCAGTCATCGCTGAATCTGCCAGGAACTTCAGGATGTTTCCTTTGACCCTCATGGCTCTGAGCATGAAGgacagcaggttctggttcgaCCCAAACTACATCACCATGGCTGCTGGGGGAACCTGGCTGAACAAACCGCTGAGAGGATTCAGCGGCGCAGCAGGAGGAAACCTGGAGAATCTCGCTGGACTCCTGGTTAGAGAGTACAGAACCATCAGTGAGTGGCAGGAGGAGAAAGTTCAGGGTGAGGAAGTTCAGTTCACAGCGATGGCTGAGATTTCAGAAAACCTCAGAGTATTAACgtcagaggaaaagaaaaacttcataAGTGATTGTCAAACATTCTTTGATGCTGTGAAGAATCAGCAGAATCTCCGATCAGCGTCTGGCAGGTCCAACATTCAGCCTGAAGGTCAATAA
- the rsph14 gene encoding radial spoke head 14 homolog — translation MTTSVMDPNRAPVAFGRRAVPQLFEQLQVQDPAHKVRALTSLCDLVHEPERLYQTVTGGFLKQLQVLLQDDDAAVRSKTCELLHLVTNHSIGRSALLASSLLTPLSDLMDDPSASCRTNAHRVLSGLAQLPAGAEALLSLVPKLMLKLCQLEEVRREKQEEEQELLLSTLTSCSRLDPLPALASDGVSILGQTLTHTSPSIRREAAAALMALSVPADGKQQVCDQGILSTLLALLHDRDLDVQTNAAGVIMNTVIIRPGKYLCLELGAISVLLQLLSEEEDEEQKKRRKTLVIYSLRALTALSEAPEGRVILSAELPLLERRSDEQDEDVRRAAQTAIKVVTWKP, via the exons ATGACCACATCAGTGATGGACCCGAACCGGGCCCCGGTGGCGTTCGGCCGCCGCGCGGTCCCGCAGCTGTTCGAGCAGCTGCAGGTCCAAGACCCCGCCCACAAGGTGCGCGCTCTGACGTCACTCTGCGACCTGGTCCACGAGCCGGAGCGGCTGTACCAGACCGTGACCGGAG GTTtcctgaagcagctgcaggttctgctgcaggacgACGATGCTGCAGTCAGGAGCAAAACCTGCGAGCTGCTGCACCTGGTCACGAACCACAGCATCGGCAG GTCGGCGCTGCTGGCCTCCTCCCTCCTCACTCCGCTGTCCGACCTGATGGACGACCCGTCGGCCTCCTGCAGGACGAACGCCCACCGGGTGCTGAGCGGCCTGGCTCAGCTACCTGCAG GTGCTGAGGCTCTGCTCTCTCTGGTCCCCAAGCTAATGCTGAAGTTGTGTCAGTTGGAGGAGGTGCGGCGggagaagcaggaggaggagcaggagctgCTCCTCTCCACCCTGACCTCCTGCTCCAGGCTGGACCCTCTGCCGGCTCTGGCCTCCGACGGCGTCTCCATCCTGGGCCAGACGCTCACACACACTTCCCCAAGCATCCGCAGGGAGGCGGCGGCCGCCCTGATGGCGCTCAG TGTTCCTGCTGACGGGAAGCAGCAGGTCTGCGATCAGGGAATCCTCTCCACTCTTCTGGCTCTGCTGCATGACAGGGACCTCGACGTTCAGACCAACGCTGCCGGAGTCATCATGAACACCGTCATCATCCGCCCag GTAAATACCTGTGTCTGGAGCTGGGCGCCATCTCcgtcctcctccagctgctgtctgaggaggaggatgaggagcagaagaagaggaggaagactcTGGTCATCTACAGCCTGAGGGCCCTGACGGCGCTGTCCGAGGCCCCGGAGGGCCGCGTCATCCTGAGCGCtgagctccccctgctggagcGGAGGAGCGACGAGCAGGACGAGGACGTGCGGCGCGCGGCGCAGACCGCCATCAAGGTGGTCACCTGGAAGCCCTGA
- the LOC122828569 gene encoding dematin-like: MMMPKQPAQTSPGSVLSLRGTGVPGSPAAAIVARVEDGVIGYKDLAALPRDKAILDIERPDLMIYQPHYSYSPLERSLSPRSVSPPASPENSSKESRDWLENRSPGGSSPGSTIQSSRTQSSHTPPALNTPIAANTHPAGSKSAMQHFHRPENGSNIYKKPPIYRQDVSSSPVPQGKHIEDLIIESSKFPAAQPPDPNQPSKIETDYWPCPPSLAVIEKESQRKDQREEEEEDEGELEDELWGLRALQNQELNKIQSNLGKIILKEELGKSAGPLRRKTRSLPDRNQNTGSGASRSVYFPASSRSGLSRLQSAEFGSAEKNPAGLQNGDSRMDRGNSLPSMLEHKVYPYEMLVVTHRGRSKLPPGVDRTRLERHLSQEEFLSVFRMPIEDFDRLSPWKRNEMKKKVCLF; the protein is encoded by the exons ATGATGATGCCCAAG CAGCCGGCGCAGACGTCTCCCGGCAGCGTCTTGTCGCTCAGAGGGACCGGTGTTCCCGGATCGCCCGCCGCCGCCATCGTG gCCCGGGTGGAGGACGGCGTCATCGGCTACAAGGACCTGGCGGCGCTGCCCAGAGACAAAGCCATCCTGGACATCGAGAGACCCGACCTGATGATCTACCAACCGCACTACAGCTACAGCCCTCTGGAG aggTCTTTGTCTCCGCGCTCCGTCTCTCCTCCTGCCTCCCCAGAG AACTCGTCCAAGGAGTCCAGGGACTGGCTGGAGAACCGGTCACCTGGCGGTTCTTCACCCGGTTCCACCATCCAGAGCAGCAGAACCCAGAGCTCACACACACCGCCGGCGCTGAACACACCCATCGCCGCCAACACACACCCGGCGGGCAGCAAGAGCGCCATGCAGCATTTCCACCGACCCG aaaacGGATCCAACATCTATAAGAAGCCTCCCATCTACAGGCAGG acgTCTCGTCTTCGCCCGTCCCTCAGGGGAAACACATCGAGGATCTGATCATCGAGTCGTCAAAGTTCCCAGCAGCTCAGCCTCCAGATCCCAACCAGCCGTCCAAAATCGAGACCGACTACTGGCCCTGCCCCCCGTCACTGGCTGTGAtcg AGAAAGAGAGTCAGAGGAAGGACCagcgggaggaagaggaggaggatgaaggggAGCTGGAGGACGAGCTGTGGGGCCTCCGGGCCCTGCAGAACCAGGAGCTGAACAAG ATCCAGTCCAACCTCGGGAAAATCATCCTGAAGGAAGAACTGGGGAAGTCTGCGGGTCCACTGAGGAGGAAGACCCGTTCACTGccggaccggaaccagaacacCG GCTCCGGCGCCTCCAGGTCGGTGTATTTCCCAGCATCCTCCAGGAGCGGCCTGTCCCGG ctgcagtCTGCAGAGTTCGGCTCAGCAGAGAAAAACCCGGCAG gtcTGCAG AACGGAGACTCCAGGATGGACCGGGGGAATTCCCTCCCCAGCATGCTGGAGCACAAG GTTTACCCGTATGAGATGCTGGTGGTGACCCACAGGGGGCGCAGCAAGCTGCCCCCCGGGGTGGACCGGACCCGCCTGGAG AGACATCTGTCCCAGGAGGAGTTCCTCAGCGTCTTCAGGATGCCCATCGAGGACTTCGACCGCCTCTCCCCCTGGAAGAGGAACGAGATGAAGAAGAAAGTCTGTCTCTTCTGA